ACAGGACACGGGAGAACCCCCTTCATCAGTCAGGCAACGGCGCGGGCACGCCGGTGTTGGACCGATCCGGCCTTCGAACATGCTGGAGGACGGGCGGACATCGGCCCGGCGGTTCGCATCAGCCTGCGCGCAAACGGCGCTGCGAAGAACCCGACATGCTGGGCGTCGGCGAGCGTGTCGCCTGATGCCTTGTGCCGGCCGAGCGCTGGTTCGGCGCAGCGTCGGCTACAGGGCCGCGCGCACCTCGGTCGGCAACTGCGACTGAGCCGGCCGCCGGGACTGGTCACGACCGCGCCGACGCAAGTACATCGCGTACAGCTCGCGCCAGCTCACGCCAAGCGTACCGAGCTGCCGCCAGAACCAGTTCGTAGGCGAGTCGACGGCATTCACGAAGTACCCGGACAGGCGGTCGCCATCGCCAGCGGCAAGCTGGACGCACAGCCGTGCGACGGCCTCCGGCTCGCTCCACTCGCTGCCGCTAAGCTCATGGAAGAACCCGAAATGACGACGCCCTTCCGGGGTCTCCATCAGGCGATGGGTCAGCTCGGTCTTGACGGTCCCCGGGTGCACCGCGAATACCCGAATCCCGTGGGTCGCCGTCTCCGAGGCCAGGCTGGCAGACAACCGCAAGAGCGCAGCTTTCGAGGCAGTGTACGCCGAGTCAAAGCCGCTCCGCATGTTTGCCGAGATGCTGGACACATTCACAATCGTGCCGCGACGCCGGGCAACCATCCCCGGCAGGACGGCGTGGGCGCACAGCGCCGGGCCGCGCAGGTTCACCTCAACCTCAGACCACCAGTCATCAGGATCGATCTCCCAAAGCGGACCGATGGCACTGAGCCTCCCAGCATTGTTGACGAGCAGATCCGGAGCGCCCAGCTCGGCCTCGACCCTGCGAACCATCTCGGAGACGGCTCTCCGGCTGGTGATGTCGGCGATGACCGGAATCGCCTGGCCGCCGTTCTGCTCGATCTGCGACGCGGCGAGGTGCAAGTCGCCGTCCGAACGCCCGACGAGCGCGACGGCCGCCCCCGCCGCCGCAAGCTCCGACGCAATCGCCCGGCCGATGCCCCGGCTCGCGCCAGTAACGACGGCAACGCTCCCCTGCAGGACGCCACGTGGCAACTGAGCCGGAGACGCAGCAGCGGGAAGGAGTACATGCTGGTTCATCAAGTTGCTTTCTGTCTGCATGCACGCTGCATAGGCGCGACGGCAAGCAGTTCTCGCAGCTCGGAAGCCAATGTCCGCGAACAGGTGTGGCCCAGCCCGTGGCACGAGCCGTCAATCGCAGGAGTCAGGATCTCCGCTCGAATGCGGTGCGCTCGACGCGCGGCACTCCCCAAACAGGTTTGGGAGGCCACCGCGGCCTCGTGCACGGCGCCGGAGCCTCATGGACGCCGGCCGTACCGCGCCACACGCCGGCGGCATACGCAGGCGCATGCCGGCCAGACCGCCCGGCGAGCACGTGGATCGACGGATGACTTAGCTCGACGCCCGAAAGGCACAGCGAGCGACTGTGCGCCGCCGGCGTGTCACAAGCAGCGCGCGCGCATAAACGTGCCGAGCCGCCGCCTGATCGCACCGCGGGTCTGGAGCGTGAGCGGCGGAACGGGCCGTGGCCCAGTGTCCGCGTTCACGTACCGAGGACTGGAGCATGTATCCCTCAGGTAGCTGTTCGTGCAGCGCACAGGCCCAAACGACCACTGCCGCTCCCGCCTGCTAGGACAACAATGTCAGGTTCAGGTTGTCCTCAGCCACAGGCAGTGTTGTGAAGAGATTGAGGTACGCCCGGTTTCGGGCGCACCTCGTGCCTCGCGTCGAGCTTGTTCGCGCGCGCTTTCTGCAATCCCTACCAGCCAGCGCCGGGGCCAGCCCCCACGAACGTCTGCCAGATACCGCAGTCGTCCGTGACGATCATCGGGACCGTGACGGGCTGGCCGGCCTGCTGGCGATCCACCAGGAACGTGAGCTCGGTCTGGCCGGCCGGCGCTGTGAGCGAGTACGCGCTGCTGAAGCTGCCAGCCACGCCGGGAATATCGACGACCGCGTTGGCCATCGGCCGCTCGTCCGTGCCGAAACGGACGCTCCGCAACGGTCCGCGACCGGCTGTCACCGTAACTTGCAGCCGGCCGTCGGGCGTCACCCCGGAACGTAGGCGGACCGGCGGCCGTGGCGAGCAGGCGCTCACCTCGATGCCCGTCGTGGCGGTCGGCGTTGGGGTTCGGGTCACGGTCGGGCGCGGTGTCGCTGTGCGGGTAGGGGTCCGGGTCGGTGTGCGCGTCGGCGTACGGGTGGCTGCCGGCGGCCCGGCCGTCGCGGTCGGCGTCGGCGTGAGCGTCTGAGCCGCGCCGGTCGGCGTCAGCGTGGGTGTCGCGCTGACCGTGACGCTCGGCGTCAGCGTGACGCTGGGCGTCAGCGTGACGGTCATCGTCGGGGTGATGCTGGGTGTGGGTGTCGGGGCATCGCTGAAGACCGCCGTGAGGGTGGCGTCGGTCTCGCCGACCACGATCTCGTGCTGCGCTGCGCCACCATCCGACCACGACACGAACGTCGCGCCGTTCTGCGGGGAGGGGGCCAGCACCACGAGGTGCGCCCCGACCACCGCCTGCCGGATCATCGGCGCGGTCGCCTGCTCGCCGCCCAGCACCACCTGCCGCCCGCT
Above is a genomic segment from Chloroflexota bacterium containing:
- a CDS encoding SDR family oxidoreductase; this translates as MQTESNLMNQHVLLPAAASPAQLPRGVLQGSVAVVTGASRGIGRAIASELAAAGAAVALVGRSDGDLHLAASQIEQNGGQAIPVIADITSRRAVSEMVRRVEAELGAPDLLVNNAGRLSAIGPLWEIDPDDWWSEVEVNLRGPALCAHAVLPGMVARRRGTIVNVSSISANMRSGFDSAYTASKAALLRLSASLASETATHGIRVFAVHPGTVKTELTHRLMETPEGRRHFGFFHELSGSEWSEPEAVARLCVQLAAGDGDRLSGYFVNAVDSPTNWFWRQLGTLGVSWRELYAMYLRRRGRDQSRRPAQSQLPTEVRAAL